In Paenibacillus sp. G2S3, a single window of DNA contains:
- a CDS encoding GNAT family N-acetyltransferase: protein MHQNDPIITRLRKEPLKNVSLLKMLTQFHEVMESHLVEQGNQWGVLLLLPASAYAYDHRVYPQADYIVFMDYSSPDVFPALFQLLPPQAKFVFKLQDVNYKEALASHFSMEKVRGFYSYSTTEGQIFPKDEEVVISHVADDRLIPLWAANHYTKDEIEEYFQNGAFSVSIFLGDNPVSTCLAFRNEETIWEIGAVHTLESFQRNGYAKKIVRTAIQETLERGFIPRYHVLETNQASIRLAKSIGLVPCVQLEHWINYSQ, encoded by the coding sequence ATGCACCAGAATGACCCAATTATAACCAGATTGCGCAAGGAACCATTGAAGAATGTCAGTTTATTAAAAATGCTAACCCAATTCCACGAAGTCATGGAGTCTCATCTTGTAGAGCAAGGAAATCAATGGGGTGTTTTATTGCTTCTTCCTGCCTCTGCCTACGCATATGATCATAGAGTATATCCTCAAGCGGATTACATCGTATTTATGGATTACAGCAGCCCAGATGTTTTTCCGGCTCTGTTTCAACTGCTGCCTCCGCAAGCAAAATTTGTTTTTAAACTGCAAGACGTGAACTACAAAGAGGCATTAGCATCACACTTTTCAATGGAGAAAGTCCGGGGTTTCTACTCATACAGTACAACTGAGGGACAAATCTTTCCGAAGGACGAAGAAGTTGTTATCAGTCATGTGGCTGATGACAGATTAATTCCGCTGTGGGCCGCTAATCATTACACGAAAGACGAAATAGAAGAATATTTTCAAAATGGTGCTTTTTCCGTGTCCATCTTCCTAGGCGACAATCCAGTCAGTACCTGCTTAGCGTTCCGTAATGAAGAAACCATCTGGGAAATCGGTGCTGTACATACTTTAGAATCCTTCCAAAGAAACGGGTACGCTAAAAAGATAGTGCGCACAGCCATACAAGAAACGTTAGAACGTGGGTTTATTCCACGCTATCACGTGCTTGAAACAAATCAAGCTTCCATCAGACTAGCTAAATCCATTGGTCTCGTTCCTTGTGTACAGCTTGAACACTGGATTAACTACAGCCAATAA
- a CDS encoding alpha-glucosidase/alpha-galactosidase, with protein MSKITFIGAGSTVFAKNVLGDCMRTPALQGFELALYDIDLQRLKDSENMLSNIKASSGSTCVVKSYTDRKEALRGAKYVINAIQVGGYDPCTITDFEIPKKYGLRQTIADTVGIGGVFRNLRTIPVMLDFAADVREVCPDALFMNYTNPMAVLTNVMNTYGGVKTVGLCHSVQHCIPGLFEHLGMDQTGVQAKIAGINHMAWLLEVTKDGEDLYPEIKRRAAEKQKENHGDMVRYEMMLKFGYYITESSEHNAEYHPYFIKRNYPELIERFQIPLDEYPRRCVDQIERWQLMREELVNNKELVHERSHEYASYIMEAIETNVPFKIGGNVMNTGLITNLPKEACVEVPCLVDRSGVTPTFVGDLPPQCAALNRTNINTQLLTIEAAITHKREHIYHAAMLDPHTAAELSMDDITNMCDELITAHGDWLPAYK; from the coding sequence ATGTCCAAAATTACATTTATCGGAGCGGGTAGTACTGTGTTTGCAAAGAACGTTTTAGGAGATTGTATGAGAACTCCAGCCCTTCAAGGCTTTGAGCTTGCCCTATATGATATTGATCTTCAGCGCCTAAAAGATTCCGAGAATATGCTGAGTAATATAAAAGCAAGTAGTGGTAGTACTTGTGTCGTGAAATCCTATACGGATCGCAAGGAAGCTTTGCGCGGAGCTAAATATGTGATAAATGCGATTCAGGTCGGGGGTTACGATCCTTGTACCATTACAGACTTTGAAATTCCGAAGAAATATGGCTTGCGTCAAACGATTGCGGACACGGTTGGTATCGGTGGTGTTTTCCGCAACTTACGCACGATTCCTGTCATGCTTGATTTTGCGGCAGATGTGAGAGAGGTTTGTCCAGATGCTCTGTTCATGAATTATACGAATCCAATGGCAGTATTGACCAATGTGATGAACACTTATGGTGGTGTGAAGACTGTTGGATTATGTCATAGCGTACAGCATTGTATTCCAGGCTTATTCGAGCATCTGGGAATGGATCAGACGGGTGTACAGGCTAAGATTGCCGGGATTAACCATATGGCTTGGCTACTCGAGGTTACGAAGGACGGAGAGGACTTATATCCGGAAATCAAACGTCGCGCTGCCGAGAAGCAGAAAGAGAATCACGGGGATATGGTTCGTTATGAAATGATGCTTAAATTTGGTTACTATATTACGGAGTCTTCAGAACATAATGCAGAGTATCATCCTTATTTTATCAAACGTAATTATCCTGAACTCATCGAACGGTTTCAAATTCCACTCGACGAGTACCCACGCCGTTGTGTAGATCAAATTGAACGCTGGCAGCTAATGCGTGAAGAATTAGTAAATAATAAAGAGCTTGTACATGAACGTTCGCATGAATATGCTTCATATATTATGGAAGCTATCGAAACGAATGTGCCTTTCAAAATCGGTGGTAATGTTATGAATACAGGTCTTATCACCAATCTTCCGAAAGAAGCTTGTGTAGAAGTTCCGTGCCTTGTAGACAGAAGTGGCGTCACTCCGACCTTCGTGGGAGATCTGCCTCCGCAGTGTGCCGCACTAAATCGTACGAACATTAATACACAATTGTTAACGATCGAAGCAGCGATTACGCATAAGAGGGAGCATATTTATCATGCAGCTATGCTCGATCCTCACACTGCCGCAGAACTGTCGATGGATGACATTACGAATATGTGTGATGAGCTGATCACAGCTCATGGAGACTGGTTGCCAGCGTATAAATAA
- a CDS encoding response regulator: MNILIADDERVIREGIKRTIRSIYPDYCVHVAASTEEAVKIMEEQSIHIVLTDILMPGMNGLEFMRISKRRYPYVKWVVISAHSEFAYAQEAVRLGARDYLLKPIGKSKLLEIISDLVLEIEQDHKFIKDEDRLKSSLKYLIEGVFQRLASGFNLGNLDISQLIEDHQCFYLILLQMDAGDKNIRIEHFIVENVLTELIERDGRGFVVSYDRQSLLGLITLREDARLESFLEDGRTYLKQYLKTPFQMIQSGLSYDINTVPQIVTSLREAVNSQVLDLTPAKGSGEKAIDIALQYVKEHYFEDLTLEKIASVVFLNPVYFSQLFKQKTGLGYKEYVTSLRLEQAKLLLVNSKLKVAEIAERIGYQDMRHFTQMFRKRFLLTPTEYRQQLNNGTY; the protein is encoded by the coding sequence GTGAACATTCTCATAGCTGATGATGAACGTGTGATCCGCGAGGGCATCAAGCGCACTATAAGAAGTATCTATCCAGATTATTGTGTACATGTTGCTGCGTCGACAGAAGAGGCGGTCAAGATTATGGAGGAACAGTCCATTCATATCGTCTTAACAGATATTCTTATGCCGGGTATGAATGGCTTGGAGTTCATGAGGATCTCTAAGCGGCGGTATCCTTATGTCAAATGGGTGGTCATCTCAGCACACAGTGAGTTTGCCTACGCGCAGGAGGCAGTTCGTCTTGGAGCGAGAGATTATCTACTTAAACCGATCGGCAAAAGCAAGCTACTTGAAATCATCAGTGACTTAGTGCTAGAAATAGAGCAGGATCATAAGTTCATTAAAGATGAAGACCGGCTAAAGTCAAGTCTGAAATACTTAATAGAAGGTGTATTTCAGAGACTCGCATCTGGTTTTAATCTTGGTAATCTAGACATTAGTCAATTAATAGAAGATCATCAATGTTTCTATTTGATTTTGCTGCAAATGGATGCGGGTGATAAAAACATTCGTATAGAACATTTTATTGTAGAGAATGTGTTAACTGAGCTGATAGAACGAGATGGGCGTGGGTTTGTGGTCAGCTATGACCGCCAGAGTCTGCTGGGCTTAATCACCTTGAGAGAAGACGCGCGATTAGAATCTTTTCTGGAAGATGGAAGGACCTATTTGAAGCAGTATTTAAAAACACCCTTCCAAATGATACAATCCGGACTTAGTTATGATATCAATACTGTCCCTCAGATCGTAACGAGCTTAAGAGAGGCAGTGAATTCGCAAGTATTGGATTTAACGCCAGCGAAAGGTAGTGGCGAAAAAGCCATCGACATCGCATTGCAATATGTAAAAGAACACTATTTCGAAGACCTTACTTTGGAAAAGATTGCTTCCGTTGTATTTCTGAATCCGGTCTACTTCAGTCAATTATTTAAACAAAAGACGGGTCTAGGCTATAAAGAATACGTTACATCCTTACGTTTGGAGCAAGCGAAGCTGCTACTTGTGAACTCGAAGCTTAAGGTGGCAGAAATTGCCGAACGTATTGGATATCAGGACATGCGGCATTTTACACAGATGTTCCGCAAGCGGTTTCTCTTAACTCCGACGGAGTATCGTCAGCAGCTTAACAACGGAACCTACTGA
- a CDS encoding GrpB family protein → MAQKTKVVEVVPYDPEWKVEFNRIRDQLLSYVGDLILTIEHVGSTSIEGLAAKPIIDIDLVMDSYDVLPQIIERLQQHGYEHQGNLGIEGREAFKRRQADEFMKYHLYVCPKDGKGYLEHIAFRDYLRSNAVARQAYAEVKQRLAVQYRYDIDAYCEGKTAFVTSILSKAMK, encoded by the coding sequence ATCGCTCAGAAGACGAAAGTCGTAGAGGTTGTCCCGTATGATCCAGAGTGGAAGGTAGAATTCAATAGAATAAGAGATCAGCTGTTATCTTATGTTGGAGATCTCATTCTTACGATAGAGCATGTGGGGAGTACTTCCATCGAAGGGCTCGCTGCTAAACCCATCATAGATATTGATCTTGTAATGGATAGCTACGATGTACTCCCACAAATCATAGAACGTCTACAACAGCATGGTTATGAACATCAAGGGAACTTGGGAATCGAGGGCAGGGAAGCCTTCAAAAGACGTCAAGCGGATGAATTCATGAAATATCATCTGTATGTATGCCCTAAGGATGGAAAAGGGTATTTGGAGCATATCGCTTTTAGAGACTATCTCCGTTCAAATGCGGTAGCGCGTCAAGCATATGCAGAAGTCAAACAGCGTCTGGCGGTACAATACCGGTATGATATTGATGCTTACTGTGAAGGAAAGACAGCGTTTGTCACCTCGATTTTATCTAAAGCAATGAAATAA
- a CDS encoding DUF4190 domain-containing protein, with protein MSYGPNENQNYYPPPPPPTPMNGKSIAGFVLGVLSIIVPYIGFLLGIVAVILSALSLKEIRVRYEQGRGLAIAGLVCGIVGTLLYAILILFFIFFIYAASSYPY; from the coding sequence ATGAGTTATGGGCCGAACGAGAATCAGAACTATTATCCTCCCCCGCCCCCACCAACACCGATGAATGGCAAGTCAATCGCTGGTTTCGTCTTAGGAGTGCTTTCCATAATTGTTCCTTATATCGGATTTTTGTTAGGGATTGTAGCGGTTATTCTGTCTGCCCTATCCCTTAAAGAAATACGGGTTCGATATGAGCAAGGAAGAGGCTTAGCTATCGCGGGTCTGGTATGCGGAATTGTCGGCACTCTACTTTACGCCATATTAATTTTATTTTTCATTTTTTTTATATACGCAGCTTCTAGTTACCCATACTGA
- a CDS encoding ROK family protein — MITGDASYIKKINRSLIIREIVKKGMISRADLSKAVALTRATISVQVADLLEDELVVETQLEHNAVGRKPIMLSLNADAGYALGIDLDYGQISFALTDLLGRPVFSNIVKLETTDYSEILALLIKHIITYKKNYTNSRYGIIGIVIAIHGLVSNQEVIHYVPRLGWNDVNLKADLEKALDLEIHLENNSNLSSFAERVYVHHDTDNLLSATFHSGIGLGMIINNKFFRGHDGFAGEIGHMIVVPGGRPCKCGNKGCWEKYASESNIMEVLSDKKKTPNITYEQIQEWIDQGDAEVTEIMDEFIYYLSIGLNNMINIYNPDVIVIDSELLRIYPDSIHKIKQNLNSQISHYRELLISTLGKNSSILGACALAIQYFLDVPVLNLPNAMEASE; from the coding sequence ATGATTACCGGTGATGCTTCATACATAAAGAAGATTAATCGTTCTCTGATCATCAGAGAAATTGTTAAGAAAGGAATGATCTCCCGGGCAGATCTATCCAAAGCTGTAGCACTAACAAGAGCAACTATCTCTGTTCAAGTAGCTGATCTGTTAGAAGATGAATTGGTCGTAGAAACACAACTTGAACATAATGCTGTAGGACGAAAGCCAATTATGCTCTCTTTAAATGCTGACGCGGGTTATGCCCTCGGTATTGATCTAGATTACGGGCAAATATCCTTTGCGCTTACAGATCTTCTAGGACGCCCAGTATTTTCTAACATCGTTAAGCTTGAAACCACTGACTATTCAGAGATTCTTGCTCTGCTAATTAAACATATCATCACATACAAAAAAAATTACACAAATAGTCGATATGGCATTATTGGTATAGTGATCGCCATTCACGGCCTCGTCTCAAATCAAGAGGTGATTCATTATGTTCCTCGTTTGGGATGGAATGACGTTAATCTGAAAGCAGATCTAGAAAAAGCGCTCGACCTCGAAATTCATCTAGAGAATAACTCGAATCTCAGTTCTTTTGCCGAAAGAGTCTATGTCCATCATGATACGGATAATCTTTTATCAGCTACATTTCATTCTGGTATAGGCTTGGGAATGATTATTAACAATAAATTCTTTCGTGGACATGACGGGTTTGCAGGAGAAATTGGGCATATGATTGTGGTGCCGGGCGGAAGACCTTGTAAATGCGGAAATAAAGGGTGCTGGGAGAAGTATGCCTCTGAATCTAATATTATGGAGGTTTTGTCTGATAAAAAGAAAACTCCTAATATTACCTATGAACAAATTCAGGAGTGGATTGACCAAGGTGATGCAGAAGTCACTGAGATTATGGATGAATTTATCTATTATCTCTCCATTGGCTTGAATAATATGATCAATATTTATAATCCAGACGTTATCGTGATAGATAGTGAATTGCTCCGGATCTATCCAGACTCTATTCATAAAATCAAACAAAATTTGAATTCACAAATTAGCCATTACCGTGAATTGTTAATCTCTACACTTGGAAAAAACTCATCCATTCTAGGAGCTTGCGCTTTGGCCATTCAGTATTTCCTAGATGTACCCGTGCTGAATCTGCCAAACGCAATGGAAGCTTCAGAGTAA
- a CDS encoding MFS transporter, with product MTQSITPAAVRVGGGLTKQFILILAIASGLSVANMYYNQPLLADIGRTFHASSNAVGYVSMLTQIGYALGMLFFVPLGDIRERRTLISGLLIAVSLSLVGFATAQNLIWMYIASFAIGITTVVPQVIIPLSAELALPEERGKVIGTVMSGLFFGILLARTISGIIGDMFGWRAMYWIAAVIMLLLSLILYQLIPKTKPENNSTYTDLLKSMGNLIRRYSTLREASLIGACMFGGFSVFWTSLAFFLEGEPYHYSSSITGLFGLIGVAGAAGAPFIGRLADRIAPKKIVGILLLLTLIAYGFFGLAGFTIWSLIAGVIILDLGVQGSQVSNQTRIYALEPAARSRINTVFMVSTFTGGAIGSTLGSFAWQHWGWSGVCLMGGMLIVAAICIWIVYRVIEKKAFNAGGA from the coding sequence ATGACACAATCTATCACACCCGCTGCAGTTCGTGTAGGAGGAGGCCTAACTAAGCAATTCATACTTATTTTAGCCATTGCATCAGGATTAAGCGTCGCAAATATGTATTACAATCAGCCCCTTTTGGCCGATATAGGACGAACATTCCATGCATCCTCTAACGCAGTAGGATATGTATCGATGCTTACTCAGATCGGTTATGCGCTTGGGATGTTATTCTTTGTTCCGTTAGGCGACATTCGTGAACGAAGAACACTAATATCAGGGCTTCTTATTGCTGTATCACTGTCACTGGTTGGTTTCGCCACAGCTCAGAACCTTATTTGGATGTATATCGCCAGTTTTGCTATTGGCATAACTACGGTGGTGCCGCAGGTCATCATTCCTCTCTCGGCGGAGCTTGCTTTGCCAGAAGAACGGGGTAAGGTAATTGGAACCGTAATGAGCGGGTTGTTTTTTGGTATTTTACTGGCCAGAACGATATCCGGTATTATAGGAGATATGTTTGGCTGGAGAGCGATGTACTGGATTGCCGCAGTTATAATGCTATTGTTATCCCTTATCTTATACCAACTAATCCCCAAGACGAAACCAGAAAATAATTCAACCTACACGGATCTACTGAAATCAATGGGGAATTTGATTCGTAGATATTCGACGCTTCGTGAAGCATCACTAATTGGGGCGTGTATGTTTGGTGGCTTCAGCGTGTTCTGGACTTCACTGGCTTTCTTTCTAGAAGGAGAACCATACCACTACAGTAGCTCTATCACAGGCTTGTTTGGGTTAATTGGTGTAGCTGGTGCTGCGGGTGCTCCATTTATCGGGAGGTTAGCCGACAGGATCGCACCGAAAAAGATAGTAGGTATACTACTGTTGCTTACATTGATTGCTTATGGATTCTTCGGTTTAGCTGGATTTACAATCTGGAGCCTGATTGCCGGAGTTATTATTCTGGATCTAGGAGTACAAGGGTCACAGGTTAGTAACCAAACGCGGATCTATGCACTTGAGCCGGCGGCACGAAGCCGAATTAATACTGTTTTTATGGTCAGTACTTTTACAGGTGGCGCAATTGGATCAACATTAGGAAGCTTTGCATGGCAGCATTGGGGCTGGAGTGGTGTTTGCTTAATGGGTGGAATGTTAATTGTAGCCGCTATATGCATATGGATAGTCTATAGAGTAATTGAGAAGAAGGCATTCAACGCAGGAGGTGCATGA
- the uidA gene encoding beta-glucuronidase has translation MLYPIVTETRSIIDLNGLWNFKLDSGVGFQEKWFESKLTDTIAMAVPASFNDIGVKAEIRDHVGWVWYEREFTVPDVFSAERTVLRFGSATHQAKVYVNGELAVEHKGGFLPFETELNQILKSGKNRLTVALNNIVDYSTLPVGIYSEKEIPGIGKKVKNEPNFDFFNYAGLQRPVKIYTTPHTYVQDVEIVTDLEGLNGTVKYAVKIVNKAEVKVTVLDEAGDIVAEQAGEAGTISLENVKLWQPLNAYLYTLQIELVQDGTTVDVYEQPFGVRTVEVKDGKFLINNKPFYFKGFGKHEDSPIHGRGFDEAANIIDFNLMKWMGANSFRTSHYPYSEELMRLADREGFVVIDEIPAVGLHVNFMVMLSGGRAHKNTWEELQTKEQHEQDIRELIARDKNHPSVVMWNVANEPASEEEGAYEYFKPLVELMRELDPQKRPVTLVTHLASTPDRDKIAELIDVLALNRYYGWYVDGGDLESAKVKLRAEFNGWLKRCPNTPIMMTEYGADTVAGFHDVEPVMFTEEYQAEFYKANHEVFDEFPHFIGEQVWNFADFATSQGIIRVQGNKKGIFTRDRKPKYAAHELRKRWTAIPDFHYKQDKE, from the coding sequence ATGTTATATCCAATCGTTACTGAAACTCGCAGTATTATTGATCTTAACGGATTATGGAACTTTAAGTTAGATTCAGGTGTAGGCTTTCAAGAAAAATGGTTTGAATCCAAACTAACAGATACGATAGCGATGGCTGTTCCGGCATCCTTTAACGACATTGGGGTAAAAGCAGAAATCCGTGATCATGTAGGCTGGGTATGGTATGAAAGAGAATTTACAGTGCCGGATGTGTTCTCCGCTGAGCGTACTGTCTTGAGATTTGGTTCCGCGACACATCAAGCCAAGGTGTATGTTAATGGTGAGCTTGCTGTCGAGCATAAAGGTGGCTTTCTGCCTTTTGAAACGGAGCTAAATCAAATCCTTAAATCAGGTAAAAACAGATTAACGGTTGCGCTGAACAACATTGTGGATTATTCCACGTTGCCTGTCGGAATTTATTCCGAGAAAGAAATACCCGGTATCGGTAAAAAAGTGAAAAATGAGCCGAACTTCGATTTTTTCAATTATGCTGGCCTTCAGCGTCCTGTTAAAATCTACACAACACCTCATACCTATGTACAAGATGTTGAAATTGTAACGGATTTAGAAGGTCTGAATGGTACGGTTAAATACGCTGTAAAAATCGTAAACAAAGCAGAAGTAAAAGTAACGGTGCTGGACGAAGCAGGGGACATCGTTGCTGAGCAAGCGGGAGAAGCTGGCACCATCTCACTTGAGAATGTTAAGCTCTGGCAGCCTTTGAACGCTTATCTGTATACACTTCAAATTGAGCTTGTTCAGGATGGAACTACCGTTGATGTGTATGAGCAACCGTTTGGTGTAAGAACCGTGGAAGTTAAAGATGGAAAATTCTTGATTAACAATAAGCCATTTTACTTTAAGGGCTTTGGCAAACATGAAGATTCACCTATTCATGGTAGAGGTTTTGATGAAGCGGCCAATATTATAGACTTTAATCTGATGAAGTGGATGGGAGCGAACTCCTTCCGTACTTCCCATTATCCATACTCTGAAGAGCTAATGCGTCTTGCGGACCGTGAAGGTTTTGTTGTGATTGATGAAATCCCAGCCGTAGGACTACATGTGAACTTTATGGTCATGTTATCAGGAGGCAGAGCCCATAAAAATACATGGGAGGAACTCCAAACCAAAGAGCAGCATGAGCAAGACATTCGGGAATTAATTGCACGAGACAAAAACCATCCGTCTGTTGTGATGTGGAATGTGGCTAATGAACCTGCGTCCGAGGAAGAAGGGGCCTATGAATACTTTAAGCCGCTTGTAGAATTGATGAGAGAATTAGATCCGCAAAAACGTCCCGTTACACTCGTTACCCATCTCGCATCTACTCCAGATCGAGATAAAATTGCTGAGCTAATCGATGTTCTAGCTTTGAATCGTTACTATGGTTGGTATGTGGATGGAGGAGACCTGGAATCTGCAAAAGTGAAATTGCGTGCAGAATTCAATGGTTGGCTTAAACGCTGCCCTAACACCCCGATCATGATGACTGAATATGGTGCAGATACTGTGGCTGGTTTCCATGATGTAGAACCTGTTATGTTCACGGAAGAGTATCAAGCAGAGTTTTACAAAGCCAATCATGAAGTATTTGATGAATTCCCTCATTTTATCGGTGAGCAGGTTTGGAATTTTGCAGATTTCGCTACAAGTCAGGGAATCATTCGTGTGCAAGGAAATAAGAAGGGAATCTTTACGCGGGATCGGAAGCCGAAATATGCAGCGCATGAATTACGTAAACGTTGGACAGCAATTCCAGACTTCCATTACAAACAGGATAAAGAATAG
- the uxaC gene encoding glucuronate isomerase has protein sequence MRSFLDHHFLLNSDTAVRLFGNGANQLPIFDFHCHLNPQEIWENKPYANITQLWLGGDHYKWRTMRMHGIGEKFITGDADDWEKFQAWAETVPHLIGNPLYHWTHLELKMFFGIEKILSPSTAHEIWTECNEKLLLPTHRPRGYIAKSNVKFIGTTDDPLSTLEYHDLLNQDETFETRIAPTFRPDGALNIESASFLSWLDDLKTVTGSSIDSLEDFLNALKQRVNYFHEHGGRASDHDIQKLDYSEISEEAATAIFNKRLNKETLSEAEITDYRSYLLKALGKMYAEKQWVMQLHMGAIRNNNTKMKKLIGSDTGFDSVGETNFAQGLSRFLDALDQEDSLPRTVLFNLNPKDNAVLAGMMGNYYEEGIPGKVQFGSGWWFNDHIDGMEKQMKDLANVGLISHFIGMLTDSRSFLSYARHEYFRRILCNIVGNWVEQGLIPNDMDFLEQMIRKIGYHNADNFFLQR, from the coding sequence ATGAGAAGTTTTCTGGATCATCACTTTCTGTTAAATTCAGATACAGCTGTACGACTGTTTGGAAATGGTGCGAACCAATTGCCTATTTTTGACTTTCACTGTCATCTGAATCCCCAAGAAATATGGGAAAACAAGCCGTATGCTAATATTACTCAACTCTGGCTTGGGGGGGATCATTACAAATGGCGTACCATGCGTATGCACGGTATTGGCGAGAAGTTCATCACTGGAGATGCAGATGATTGGGAGAAGTTTCAGGCTTGGGCTGAGACGGTTCCGCATTTAATAGGAAATCCTCTGTATCATTGGACACATCTGGAATTGAAGATGTTCTTCGGGATAGAGAAAATTCTTAGTCCATCAACAGCACATGAAATTTGGACGGAATGTAATGAGAAGCTGCTACTGCCTACGCATAGACCGAGAGGTTATATTGCAAAATCAAATGTGAAATTTATTGGAACGACAGATGATCCACTATCCACACTTGAGTACCACGATCTTTTAAACCAAGATGAAACTTTTGAGACGCGTATTGCACCGACGTTCAGACCGGATGGCGCGCTTAATATTGAATCCGCTTCCTTTTTATCCTGGTTAGATGATTTGAAGACGGTCACTGGAAGTTCGATTGATTCTTTGGAGGATTTTCTGAACGCGTTGAAGCAAAGAGTGAATTACTTCCATGAGCATGGCGGGCGTGCATCGGATCATGATATTCAGAAGCTGGATTATTCGGAGATTTCCGAGGAAGCAGCTACAGCTATTTTTAACAAAAGATTGAATAAAGAGACGCTTAGCGAAGCTGAGATCACTGACTACCGTTCTTATCTGCTCAAAGCATTAGGAAAAATGTACGCGGAGAAACAGTGGGTGATGCAGCTGCATATGGGCGCTATCCGCAATAATAATACGAAAATGAAAAAGCTTATTGGCTCAGACACAGGTTTTGATTCTGTGGGTGAAACTAATTTTGCACAAGGATTGTCCAGATTCTTGGATGCTCTTGATCAGGAAGACTCCCTGCCAAGAACGGTTCTATTTAACCTCAATCCTAAGGATAATGCAGTGCTAGCGGGGATGATGGGGAATTACTATGAAGAGGGTATCCCTGGGAAAGTGCAGTTTGGTTCCGGATGGTGGTTTAATGACCATATTGATGGCATGGAAAAGCAAATGAAGGATTTAGCGAACGTTGGTTTGATCAGTCATTTTATTGGAATGCTTACTGATTCTCGAAGCTTTCTGTCCTATGCTCGTCATGAATATTTCCGGCGTATTCTATGCAACATTGTTGGAAACTGGGTGGAACAAGGTCTAATTCCTAACGATATGGATTTTCTGGAACAGATGATTCGAAAGATCGGCTATCATAATGCGGATAACTTTTTTTTGCAAAGATAA
- a CDS encoding AraC family transcriptional regulator — translation MASEHYHFSAGFNLAPDEPDLTVLFSGEGKPVPGHKMGPSVHDYYLIHTVMDGKGVFQSGSNSQVCGTGDTFVIFPGALFSYQADMEQPWTYVWVALQGDAVQQLFKEVGITPEKPIIHLDNLKEIHNLYEHIRFSFQQSAYPRLESLEASGWLRLLVHKFGLANLGSLTPKSAQLPDVIDRQINQAIRWISLQFPQQISIDHMASSLGYHRAHLSKAFKQKIGMSPKQYLLKVRMDKAKELLGGTLTIDQVSSSVGFNDALYFSKQFRKWSGMSPSEYRSHLRSGT, via the coding sequence ATGGCTTCAGAGCATTATCATTTCTCAGCAGGGTTTAATCTTGCTCCAGATGAACCCGACCTGACTGTATTGTTCAGCGGTGAAGGCAAACCGGTTCCTGGCCATAAGATGGGGCCTTCAGTTCACGATTACTACCTTATACATACCGTAATGGATGGAAAGGGTGTGTTTCAGAGTGGAAGTAACTCTCAGGTATGTGGTACAGGAGATACCTTTGTCATTTTCCCAGGGGCATTATTTAGCTATCAGGCAGACATGGAACAGCCTTGGACCTATGTTTGGGTTGCCTTGCAAGGGGATGCCGTTCAGCAGCTATTTAAAGAAGTGGGGATTACACCGGAGAAGCCGATAATACACTTAGATAACCTTAAAGAGATACATAACTTGTATGAACATATTCGTTTTTCCTTTCAGCAGTCTGCTTATCCAAGGTTGGAAAGTTTGGAAGCTTCTGGGTGGCTGCGCCTTCTAGTGCACAAATTCGGCCTTGCGAACTTAGGTTCGCTCACCCCTAAATCCGCACAATTACCAGATGTTATCGACCGCCAGATCAATCAAGCGATCCGCTGGATCTCTCTCCAATTTCCACAACAGATCAGTATCGACCACATGGCATCCTCTCTGGGTTATCATAGGGCGCATCTCTCTAAGGCCTTTAAGCAAAAGATCGGAATGTCACCCAAGCAATATTTGTTAAAGGTGCGCATGGATAAAGCAAAGGAACTGCTTGGAGGAACGCTCACCATCGACCAGGTTTCCTCTTCGGTCGGTTTCAATGATGCGTTATATTTCTCCAAGCAGTTCCGTAAGTGGAGCGGCATGTCCCCCAGTGAATATCGAAGCCATCTTCGATCTGGCACATGA